The segment GATGGCGAGCGGCGACCGGGATGCGATCGAAATCGGCCTGACGCCGCTGAGACCGGCCCGGGGCGCCACAATCGCTTCGGCGCTGGCCAACCGGCTGTTGCTGCCGCTCGCGCGGACGCTGGTCTATCGATGAAGCCCCGGGGGCGAGGATCAGGCGCGCAGTTCGCCGATAACCTCGCCGCATACGACCTCTTCCTCGTCGCGCTTGAGGATCGTCAGGCGGCCGCCGGCCGGCGACGGCAACTCGATCTGGGTCTTGTCGATCATGATCTCAGCGACGACCACGCCCTCTTCCACCATGTCGCCATCCTCGTAGAGCCAGGTGGCGATCACGCCTTTCTGGTCGGCGGGCCACAATCCGTCGGGTATCGCGATGGCAATAGTCATTTTGCGGCTCCGGTGACGAGATTGAGCGCCTCGTCGACGATCCGATCGGCATTGGGCAGTGCGAACTGCTCCATCGATCGCGCGAAGGGCGTGGGGATATCGGGATAGGTGAGCCGCCGCAGCGGCGCGCGCAGCGGCACACCCAGTTCGGCGACGGTCGCGATGATCTCGCCGGCTAGGCCGCAGTTGCGATAGTCGTCGTCGATCACCAGCATCCGTCCGGTCTTGGTGACCGAACGGACGATCGCGTTCCTGTCGAGCGGGACGATCGTGCGCAGGTCGATCACCTCGGCGTCGACCCCCTGTTGCGACAGCCGCCCGGCCGCCTCCATCGCCTGGTGGACGGTGGCACCGAGGCCCACCAGCGTCACGTCGCGGCCGGGGCGCACGATGTTGGCCACGCCGATCGGCACCTCATAGCCATCGTCGGGCACATCGGTGATCGCGGTCTTGACGGTGCCCAGGAAGCCCATGCCCTGCAGGTTCTTGTGGAACATGAACAGCACCGGATTGTCGTCGCGCATCGCGGCGGTCAGCAGGCCCTTCGCGTCATAGGCGTTGGACGGCAGCACGATCTTCAACCCCGGCAGATGGGCGAAGGTGGCGTAGAGGCATTGCGAATGCTGGGTGCTGTCCGA is part of the Rhizorhabdus wittichii RW1 genome and harbors:
- a CDS encoding biotin/lipoyl attachment domain-containing protein (PFAM: biotin/lipoyl attachment domain-containing protein) — its product is MTIAIAIPDGLWPADQKGVIATWLYEDGDMVEEGVVVAEIMIDKTQIELPSPAGGRLTILKRDEEEVVCGEVIGELRA
- a CDS encoding Transketolase, central region (PFAM: Transketolase, central region; Transketolase domain protein); amino-acid sequence: MNSSVTSAPWRNRVERKLTIAKAINEAIAQEMRIDPRVFLMGEDIGAIGGIWGHTGGLLDEFGAERVRDTPISETAFIGAAVGAANLGLRPIVELMFVDFFGVCMDAIYNLAAKSSYHSNGRFKAPMVILTAIGGGYSDSTQHSQCLYATFAHLPGLKIVLPSNAYDAKGLLTAAMRDDNPVLFMFHKNLQGMGFLGTVKTAITDVPDDGYEVPIGVANIVRPGRDVTLVGLGATVHQAMEAAGRLSQQGVDAEVIDLRTIVPLDRNAIVRSVTKTGRMLVIDDDYRNCGLAGEIIATVAELGVPLRAPLRRLTYPDIPTPFARSMEQFALPNADRIVDEALNLVTGAAK